The Engystomops pustulosus chromosome 4, aEngPut4.maternal, whole genome shotgun sequence genome contains a region encoding:
- the UCMA gene encoding unique cartilage matrix-associated protein — protein MTWKQVLFLAVSTTLVLLAVFQASEGAAVRNSDDGAADRKESLKKIFMQESEASNFFKKRGKRSTKSQDEINAENRQRLAADERRREYYEEQRNEYENFVEEEQDEQEERTREQVEQWRQWHYDGLSPSYLYQRQNI, from the exons ATGACCTGGAAGCAAGTTTTATTTCTGGCAGTTTCAACAACATTGGTGCTTCTTGCAG TTTTCCAGGCTAGTGAAGGCGCTGCAGTAAGAAACAGTGATGACGGGGCAGCGGATAGGAAAGAAA GTTTGAAGAAGATTTTCATGCAGGAATCTGAGGCTTCAAACTTCTTCAAGAAACGTGGCAAGAGATCAACTAAATCCCAGGATGAAATAAACG CTGAGAACCGCCAAAGACTGGCAGCAGACGAACGCAGGAGAGAGTACTACGAGGAGCAAAGGAATGAGTATGAGAACTTTGTTGAAGAAGAGCAGGATG AACAAGAAGAACGTACACGTGAGCAAGTTGAACAGTGGCGTCAGTGGCATTATGATGGACTGTCTCCTTCCTACCTTTACCAACGtcaaaacatttaa